The following is a genomic window from Saprospiraceae bacterium.
TTATCCAATGTTTTATTGAGTATAAATATTAAATATACAAATAATTACATATTAGATAATTGTATAACATAATGAATGAAGAACAAAATTTGTAATTAGCCTGAGCAATATTGCTTCTGACCTTTCAGCTTAAGATTAAGAATACTCAAAATCTTTAATGTTTCTCTTCCCTGATGATCATCTTTACACCGGTACCTTTACCATTTATGACACCCATTTCTTTCATTTTTTCTTCACGAATCTTTTCAAATTCTTTTTTACTGACTTTTTTTGCCTTTGGTTGGCTTTTCAAAGACAAAGGAAGGAGGAAAATCTTCTATCGCAGTAGCCAGGGTCATTCTGTCACCATTGTCCTGTTCTATTGCCAATATCATACCTGGTAATCCTGTATACCCACCTGGTCCGACAGATGGTGGAATTTGTGATGTAAACCACGCAGTGACGGTTTTGGATGTGTCTGACAATGTGGCTTTTTGGCAGACAAAATTTAAAATTTTCTTTTGTTCAGGTGAGATTTTCCATATGTACTCTGTGGGTTTATCCATGATCAGAAATTCTTTACCCATCAGATCTTGCGATTGAATCAAATCTTTGTTTTCAGTGTTGATATAAGTTGTAGATTCAGGTACTTTAAAGACCATTTGGAATTTGGTATTGCCTTCTTCATGATTAATTTCTGTATCTTTTGGTTTGTCATAATTTTTGTACAAGGATTCACTGTCTTTAAAGTACAAAACCTTGTCTATCGATTGTGAGGGTGGTAGCATTTTGGCAAGCTCCGGATTTCCGCCTCCAACATCAATTTTAAATTTTACCGTTTCTTTAAATATGATTTTTCCGGAAGTACGCTGTTGACTGAAAGTAGTGAATGCATTGAGCATCAAAATAATAAATAAAATTTGCTTCATCATAATTTGTGAAATTTTAAAAGAGTTTAATAAATGATTATCGTCACAAAAGTAGAAAACCAGCTTCACATCATGGGTTAATCAATGTTGGAGTAAGGTTAAATAAGGTTAAAGCTGGTTAACAGGGTGTTTTTATTCTTAATTTTGCAGTAAAAAATGAGTCACATGCGACAGCATAGATACAAACATCTTTTACCCATGTTGATGAGCATGATTCTGCTGGCAGTGTTTCTTGTTGTGTATTTATATAAAAATTATAAAACGTCTTCACAAGATCTGCAAGGCCAGACACAACTTTATTTGGAAAATGCTTTCAAGACTGCTGAGAGTCAGATGTTTGACAAAATGTTGATTGAACTCCGAGGAGTTTCAATATTTGACAGACATTCGCCGGGCCAGAATGA
Proteins encoded in this region:
- a CDS encoding GLPGLI family protein, with amino-acid sequence MMKQILFIILMLNAFTTFSQQRTSGKIIFKETVKFKIDVGGGNPELAKMLPPSQSIDKVLYFKDSESLYKNYDKPKDTEINHEEGNTKFQMVFKVPESTTYINTENKDLIQSQDLMGKEFLIMDKPTEYIWKISPEQKKILNFVCQKATLSDTSKTVTAWFTSQIPPSVGPGGYTGLPGMILAIEQDNGDRMTLATAIEDFPPSFVFEKPTKGKKSQ